A DNA window from Nitrospira sp. contains the following coding sequences:
- a CDS encoding Cobalt/zinc/cadmium efflux RND transporter, membrane fusion protein, CzcB family (MaGe:77307843), with protein sequence MNRHRAPLTIAMMFFLLSPWGCGKSEQPSPSDSVAAPLEKAAPTPAPSQPRVETAVVEFSPAHQALILSGKVAYGEDRYSKISSPLQGRVVEVRAHLGDRVKVGDVLLIVDSPDIAQAYSEYVKEDSDLQYATRAVDLAKDLYENKAMPLKDLKQAENELVKARAEFRRAKERLLSLRVSADELTKPLDKQKITSRFEMKSPLTGIVVERAVTPGQSVGGDPSQVLFTVADLDMLQVLADLYERDLALVREGQFATVVVEAYPGVEFPATVAAIGDVVDPATRTIKVRAWVNNDPHKLKPEMFARLHLNVGDATPFIAVPREAVLESDGKQFVYIVEESNRYVKREVKVSNISTDQVRVLEGLDRGQRIVIRGAVLIKGQEIKGT encoded by the coding sequence ATGAACAGGCACAGGGCTCCGCTGACCATTGCAATGATGTTCTTCCTTCTTTCGCCATGGGGTTGCGGGAAGTCCGAGCAACCCTCGCCGTCCGACTCGGTCGCGGCTCCCTTAGAGAAAGCGGCTCCGACTCCCGCGCCATCGCAGCCACGAGTGGAAACGGCGGTGGTGGAGTTCAGTCCGGCGCATCAGGCGCTGATTTTGTCAGGGAAAGTGGCGTACGGAGAAGACCGTTACTCCAAGATTTCGTCTCCATTGCAAGGCCGAGTAGTGGAAGTGCGCGCGCATCTGGGCGACCGCGTGAAGGTCGGCGATGTGTTGTTGATTGTGGATAGTCCGGATATTGCCCAGGCCTATTCGGAGTATGTGAAGGAAGATTCGGATTTGCAGTATGCGACGCGGGCCGTCGATTTGGCGAAAGATTTGTACGAAAATAAGGCAATGCCGCTCAAGGATTTGAAGCAGGCGGAGAATGAGTTAGTGAAAGCCCGCGCGGAGTTTCGCCGCGCGAAGGAACGGCTGCTGTCTCTGCGTGTGTCGGCCGATGAGCTGACGAAGCCGCTGGATAAACAGAAAATTACGTCGCGATTCGAGATGAAGAGCCCACTGACTGGGATTGTGGTCGAGCGAGCGGTGACGCCAGGCCAATCGGTCGGCGGCGATCCGTCGCAGGTGCTGTTTACCGTGGCGGATTTAGACATGTTACAGGTGCTTGCCGATTTGTATGAGCGGGATCTGGCGCTTGTCAGGGAAGGGCAGTTTGCCACGGTGGTGGTGGAAGCCTATCCTGGAGTCGAGTTCCCCGCCACGGTTGCCGCCATCGGCGATGTCGTCGATCCGGCGACCCGCACGATCAAAGTCCGGGCCTGGGTGAACAACGATCCGCATAAATTGAAACCTGAAATGTTTGCCCGGCTGCATCTCAATGTCGGCGACGCCACGCCGTTTATTGCGGTGCCTCGCGAAGCCGTATTGGAATCGGACGGGAAACAATTCGTCTATATTGTAGAAGAGTCGAATCGCTATGTGAAGCGCGAGGTCAAGGTCTCGAATATTTCCACGGATCAGGTGCGTGTCTTGGAAGGGCTGGACCGAGGCCAACGCATTGTGATCAGGGGGGCCGTCCTGATCAAGGGCCAAGAAATCAAAGGGACGTAA
- a CDS encoding Cobalt-zinc-cadmium resistance protein CzcA, Cation efflux system protein CusA (MaGe:77307844) has product MIARLVEISLVQRFLLCALGFMLLFGGLYAFQLLDIVAYPDPSPPMVELITQHPGWSAEEIERQITIPIEVALNGMPGLTDIRSLSIFGLSDIKIYFDFGTDMFRDRQEVLNRLGTVQLPKGADPSLSPWWAIAEIYRYELTGEKADLTTLKTIQDWQVRREFRRVPGVIDVTAFGGTTKEYHVDIDPGKLISYGVSLSQVMTALTNSNANVGGNYLTIGAQNYNIRGLGLINRLEDIENVVVAEKDGTPIFVNTLGKVSVGHQVRLGKVGIDDRDDVVEGVVLLQRGYKALSVLDKVRAKVEDLNGWKLPEGVKIKTFYDRTKLIHTTVETVMDILISGMVLVFIILVVFLGHFRAAFIVALTIPMSLLFTFTMMILVGESANLISLGSIDFGIIVDATLIMVESIFFHLAHSKTLGLTVHQQIVRAARQVGRPIFYSTTIIVVAFIPLFTMTGVPGKIFAPMSITYGFALVGALLMAFTLAPVLCSFLLKGTINEEDTVVVRGIRRVYSTTLDWALGHRMTVLGGAGGLLLVTAVALRFLGGEFMPALEEGNLWVRATMPVDISFDQAARLTSDIRRLFRDSPEVSTIVSQLGRPDDGTDPTSFFNAEFLANLKPQNEWRAGLSKDQLIEEIEGRLKDIPGVIFNFSQVIQDNVEEAMSGVKGENSIKLFGTDLKTMEAKAGEIERVMQGVSGVKDLGIFRLVGQPNLLIQVDREASARYGLQVADVNAVVQAAVGGQAVTQVYEGERLFDLVVRFLPEFRQDVEAIGNVLVNTPDGARVPLKQVASITTQMGAFIIYRENNERYIPIKFSVRDRDLQSTVEEAQALMAKQIVLPERYRMEWAGQYDQLKDEQHRLSKVVPISLVIILFLLYTTFDSLKNALLVLATVPFALVGGVLSLVLTDTHFSISAAVGVISTLGVAILGGVLLISRIEEFRTAGLGLREAVRKGADVQMRPILMATLGAAIGLLPAALATGIGSQAQKPLARVVVGGMLTAAFLILVVLPVLYELAHRREALDEQDQSLTIRRGDV; this is encoded by the coding sequence ATGATCGCGCGTCTTGTCGAAATTTCGCTGGTGCAGCGATTCTTGCTGTGTGCGTTGGGCTTCATGCTGCTGTTCGGAGGGCTCTATGCCTTCCAGCTCCTCGACATTGTCGCCTATCCCGATCCTTCGCCGCCGATGGTGGAGCTGATCACTCAGCATCCCGGCTGGTCGGCGGAGGAAATAGAGCGGCAGATCACGATCCCAATCGAAGTCGCGCTGAACGGGATGCCGGGCCTAACCGATATCCGTTCCCTCTCGATCTTCGGCCTCAGCGATATCAAAATCTATTTCGATTTCGGGACGGATATGTTCCGGGACCGGCAGGAAGTATTGAATCGCCTGGGAACGGTGCAGTTGCCCAAAGGCGCCGACCCGTCGCTTTCGCCTTGGTGGGCCATCGCCGAAATCTACCGGTATGAATTGACTGGTGAAAAAGCCGACCTCACGACGCTGAAGACCATTCAAGACTGGCAGGTGCGGCGCGAATTCCGACGCGTGCCCGGCGTGATCGATGTGACGGCGTTCGGAGGGACCACGAAGGAGTACCACGTCGATATCGACCCTGGGAAACTGATCAGCTACGGCGTGAGTTTGTCCCAGGTCATGACGGCGCTGACGAACAGCAATGCCAATGTCGGGGGCAATTATCTGACAATCGGGGCACAGAACTACAACATTCGCGGGCTGGGGCTGATCAATCGGCTGGAAGACATCGAGAATGTGGTGGTCGCGGAAAAAGACGGGACGCCCATTTTCGTGAATACGCTGGGCAAGGTGTCGGTCGGCCATCAGGTGCGGCTGGGGAAAGTCGGAATCGACGACCGCGACGATGTGGTTGAAGGGGTCGTCCTGTTGCAGCGCGGCTATAAGGCCCTGTCGGTCTTGGATAAGGTGCGCGCGAAAGTTGAGGACCTGAATGGCTGGAAGCTCCCGGAAGGGGTCAAGATTAAGACGTTTTACGACCGGACCAAGCTGATTCATACGACCGTGGAAACGGTGATGGATATTTTAATCAGCGGAATGGTCCTAGTCTTCATTATCCTCGTCGTGTTTTTGGGACACTTCCGCGCGGCCTTCATTGTCGCGCTGACGATTCCGATGTCGCTGCTGTTTACCTTTACGATGATGATTTTGGTAGGCGAGTCGGCCAATCTTATTTCGCTCGGATCGATCGATTTCGGCATTATCGTCGATGCGACGCTGATTATGGTCGAAAGTATCTTCTTTCATTTGGCGCACTCGAAGACGCTGGGCCTGACGGTGCATCAACAGATCGTGCGCGCCGCCCGCCAGGTCGGACGGCCGATCTTCTACTCGACGACGATTATTGTCGTCGCATTTATTCCGCTCTTTACGATGACGGGCGTGCCGGGAAAAATCTTTGCGCCGATGTCGATTACCTATGGGTTTGCGCTGGTGGGCGCGTTGCTCATGGCCTTTACGCTGGCGCCGGTCTTGTGCTCGTTTCTTTTGAAAGGGACGATTAACGAAGAGGATACGGTCGTGGTGCGCGGGATTCGCCGGGTCTATTCGACGACACTGGACTGGGCGCTTGGGCATCGCATGACGGTGCTGGGAGGGGCCGGAGGATTGCTGCTCGTGACGGCGGTGGCGCTCCGATTCCTCGGCGGGGAATTCATGCCGGCGTTGGAGGAGGGCAATCTGTGGGTGCGCGCGACGATGCCGGTGGATATTTCTTTCGACCAAGCTGCCCGGTTGACTAGCGATATTCGTCGTTTGTTTAGAGACTCTCCGGAAGTGTCGACGATTGTGTCTCAATTGGGCCGCCCGGACGACGGGACGGATCCAACGAGTTTCTTCAACGCGGAGTTTCTGGCGAACCTCAAGCCGCAGAATGAGTGGAGGGCCGGGCTCAGCAAGGATCAGCTGATTGAGGAAATCGAGGGACGGTTGAAAGATATTCCCGGCGTGATTTTCAATTTTTCGCAGGTCATCCAGGATAACGTCGAAGAGGCGATGTCCGGTGTCAAAGGCGAAAACTCCATTAAGCTGTTTGGGACGGATCTCAAGACGATGGAGGCCAAGGCCGGTGAGATCGAACGGGTCATGCAAGGGGTGTCAGGAGTCAAAGATCTTGGAATTTTCCGCCTGGTCGGTCAGCCGAATTTGCTCATTCAAGTGGATCGCGAGGCGAGCGCGCGCTATGGATTGCAGGTGGCGGACGTGAATGCGGTGGTGCAAGCGGCCGTCGGAGGACAGGCGGTTACTCAAGTCTATGAAGGGGAGCGCTTATTCGATCTCGTCGTGCGATTCCTGCCGGAGTTTCGCCAGGATGTGGAAGCGATCGGGAATGTGCTCGTGAACACTCCGGATGGCGCGCGAGTTCCGCTGAAACAAGTGGCCAGTATTACCACGCAAATGGGGGCCTTCATTATTTATCGGGAGAATAACGAGCGCTATATCCCCATTAAGTTCAGTGTGCGGGACCGAGATCTTCAGAGCACGGTAGAAGAGGCGCAGGCGTTGATGGCAAAGCAGATCGTGCTGCCGGAGCGGTACCGGATGGAGTGGGCGGGGCAATACGATCAATTAAAGGACGAGCAGCATCGTCTCTCCAAAGTGGTGCCGATTAGCCTGGTGATTATTTTATTCCTCCTCTACACGACATTCGATTCGCTCAAGAATGCGTTGCTCGTCCTGGCGACGGTTCCGTTTGCCTTGGTCGGGGGGGTGTTGTCGCTGGTGTTGACCGATACGCATTTTAGTATTTCGGCGGCCGTCGGCGTCATCTCGACGCTGGGGGTCGCGATTCTTGGCGGAGTGCTGTTGATCTCGCGAATCGAAGAATTCCGAACCGCGGGGCTGGGTCTTCGCGAGGCTGTCCGGAAGGGCGCCGACGTGCAGATGCGGCCAATTCTCATGGCGACGTTGGGCGCCGCCATCGGGTTATTGCCGGCGGCGCTGGCGACGGGCATCGGTTCGCAAGCGCAAAAGCCGCTGGCCCGCGTGGTGGTCGGCGGCATGTTGACGGCGGCCTTTTTGATTTTGGTCGTGTTGCCGGTATTATATGAGCTCGCCCATCGTCGCGAAGCGCTCGATGAGCAAGACCAATCCTTAACGATTCGAAGAGGAGATGTGTG